Sequence from the Stenotrophomonas sp. 364 genome:
CCGACAGTCATTTGAGCTCCTCGGATGCAAGGGGGATTAGGGGTTCAGCGGACTACTGGACCCTGCCAGTGATCTTCCAGGTGCCACCGACCTCGGTGAAGGTGTAGACACCATCCATTTGGTTCCCGAAATCCCGCCCCATTGCTTCGATCTGAGCTGAAACATCGCAGTTATAGCTCGGGGCGCCCTCGGCCTTCACGCACTTGCCGCTCCTAAATTCCTGAATCTTCGCCTTGTCGTTGCTGTTGTCCTGAACGTATTGCAAGAACGCGTTCTGACGGTCGTCATGCGGGGGACCACCACCACCAGAGCAGGCGGCCAGACAGACGATCAGCGCTCCAACGACTGCAACGCGGGCCTTGGACATAGAAATTCCTAGTGATAGAGGGGAGGGGGATGACCTCGGCTCAGAAGCGAGAAGCTCGGCTACTGGCGGCCTTGCTCTTGATGCGTGATGATGTTACCGAAAAGGAAACAGACTATGCAACTAGGAGACTTCATGATCGTTAAGGATTTCTACCCTTGGTCACGCTTTGGAACTGGACGACGCTCCCCTAATCTTTGCCAATCGCCTGCGACGAGCTCGACTAGCGGCCGACTTAACCCAAGAGGCACTCGGCGTAGCAGCCGGGTTGAGCGTTGACGTGGCCAGGGTCCGGATCAACCGTTACGAGAAAGGAGGGCGCGAATGCGATCTGCGCACCGCGAAGCGCCTTGCGGAGGCATTGGACATGCCGTTGGCAGCGCTCTATGCGGAAACAGATGAGATCGCAGAGGCAATCACAGCCTTAGTCAAGCTTCCAGTCGAAGAGCAGCGGCTAATCGTGGCGGAATTGCAGCGAAAGGCAGGAAAACAAGGCTCGCGATAGTGTTGCCTTGCTGCAAAGGCACTCATCCACCTAATCTGTGAATGGGTCAAATTTAAGTTTTGTTCATATTTTGCTGCCGGGGCTACCGCCGCGTTTTGGGGGTGAAGATTGAGTCCCATCCTGCCGCGGTGAGGCTCTTCCCTGGAGCCCACAAGTCTAAGAAGCAATAGCGCACTGATGGAATTTCCGATTCTCGGAATTCCGTGCTCTTCCTGCCGGCAGTGCGAAGGCCGTTGGCCTCCTCGTGTCCCGCTCCGCGGTGCACAAAGCAAGGCAAAACCCTGTGATTTCGCGCACGAAATCGCCGGCGCTGTGAAGGCCTAGACGAATAATGCAAATGGCCTTTTGTTGGCTTCTCCAAAAATGAATAGGAGAAGTCGTGGCAATTTATCACTCACACATGAAGTCGTTTGGCCGAGGCA
This genomic interval carries:
- a CDS encoding helix-turn-helix transcriptional regulator, yielding MELDDAPLIFANRLRRARLAADLTQEALGVAAGLSVDVARVRINRYEKGGRECDLRTAKRLAEALDMPLAALYAETDEIAEAITALVKLPVEEQRLIVAELQRKAGKQGSR